The following proteins come from a genomic window of Rutidosis leptorrhynchoides isolate AG116_Rl617_1_P2 chromosome 10, CSIRO_AGI_Rlap_v1, whole genome shotgun sequence:
- the LOC139872375 gene encoding dihydrolipoyllysine-residue acetyltransferase component 5 of pyruvate dehydrogenase complex, chloroplastic-like, with protein sequence MMAQLLNSSSFTPTTTNHSLRRPSPITHTHRKSTPPQIKAKIREIFMPALSSTMTEGKIVSWIKSQGDKLSKGESVVVVESDKADMDVETFYDGYLAAIMVEEGGVAAVGSAIAFLAETEDEIALAVDKAKQQSSGSSASSGGPTPPPAEAAAPVPAVTPATVTAVKTVSTHPASEGGKRIVASPYAKKLAKELNVDLSVVSGSGPLGRIVAKDVEAAAAAVAVVDVAVADVAKPLVGTTGGVELGSVVPFTTMQGAVSKNMVESLGVPTFRVGYTITTDALDALYKKIKSKGVTMTALLAKATALALAKHPVVNSSCRDGKSFTYNSNINIAVAVAIDGGLITPVLQNADKVDIYSLSRKWKELVDKARAKQLQPQEYTTGTFTLSNLGMFGVDRFDAILPPGTGAIMAVGASEPTVVATKDGRIGMKSQMQVNVTADHRVIYGADLAQFLQTLAKIIEDPKDLTF encoded by the exons ATGATGGCTCAACTCTTGAATTCATCATCATTCACTCCCACCACAACCAATCACTCCCTCCGCCGCCCATCACCGATCACCCACACACACCGTAAATCAACCCCACCACAAATCAAAGCCAAAATCCGCGAGATCTTTATGCCTGCATTATCCTCCACCATGACTGAAGGCAAAATCGTCTCCTGGATTAAATCACAAGGCGACAAACTCTCTAAAGGCGAGTCTGTTGTTGTCGTTGAATCCGATAAAGCTGATATGGATGTTGAAACATTCTACGACGGTTATTTAGCCGCCATCATGGTGGAAGAAGGCGGTGTTGCCGCCGTGGGGTCCGCTATTGCATTTTTAGCTGAAACTGAAGACGAAATTGCTTTAGCTGTTGATAAAGCTAAACAACAATCATCTGGATCATCAGCTAGTAGTGGTGGCCCCACTCCTCCTCCTGCAGAAGCGGCTGCACCTGTGCCAGCTGTCACACCTGCAACTGTGACAGCTGTCAAGACGGTTTCGACGCACCCGGCATCTGAGGGTGGGAAGAGGATTGTGGCTTCGCCTTATGCGAAGAAGCTTGCGAAAGAATTGAATGTGGATTTGAGTGTTGTGAGTGGAAGTGGGCCATTGGGTAGGATTGTGGCTAAGGATGTTGAGGCGGCTGCTGCTGCTGTTGCGGTTGTTGATGTGGCGGTTGCTGATGTGGCCAAGCCGTTGGTGGGGACGACGGGTGGGGTTGAGTTGGGTTCGGTTGTTCCGTTTACGACAATGCAGGGTGCGGTTAGTAAGAATATGGTTGAGAGTCTAGGAGTGCCTACTTTTAGAGTGGGGTATACGATTACGACTGATGCTCTTGATGCTTTATATAAAAAG ATAAAGTCGAAGGGAGTAACGATGACGGCATTGTTAGCCAAGGCCACCGCACTTGCATTGGCCAAACACCCTGTTGTGAATTCTAGTTGTAGAGACGGAAAGAGTTTTACGTACAACAGCAATATCAACATTGCTGTTGCAGTGGCTATAGACGGTGGCTTAATTACTCCCGTGCTTCAAAATGCagataag GTTGATATATATTCATTGTCAAGAAAGTGGAAAGAGTTGGTGGACAAGGCACGTGCAAAGCAGTTGCAACCTCAGGAATACACCACAG GTACATTTACTCTTTCAAACCTAGGAATGTTTGGAGTGGACCGCTTTGATGCTATCTTGCCACCAGGAACT GGTGCTATCATGGCTGTTGGGGCATCTGAACCCACTGTCGTAGCCACCAAAGATGGCCGAATCGGCATGAAGAGTCAGATGCAG GTAAATGTTACAGCTGATCATCGTGTAATATATGGGGCGGATCTTGCCCAGTTCTTGCAGACCCTAGCAAAGATCATTGAAGATCCTAAGGACCTCACGTTCTAa